One Silurus meridionalis isolate SWU-2019-XX chromosome 10, ASM1480568v1, whole genome shotgun sequence genomic window carries:
- the clic1 gene encoding chloride intracellular channel protein 1 isoform X2: MVLWLKGVTFNVTTVDMKRKPDVLKDLAPGAQPPFLLYGREVKTDTNKIEEFLEDHLCPPKYPRLAARNPESNTAGMDVFSKFSAYIKNSNPGMNDNLEKGLLKALKKLDDYLSSPLPDEIDENSADEVTTSTRPFLDGQELTLADCNLLPKLHIVKVVCQKFRDFSIPRSLVSLWRYLDAAYAREEFSSTCPSDAEIHIAYSSVVKALK, from the exons ATGGTGCTATGGCTTAAAGGAGTGACTTTCAATGTGACTACCGTCGACatgaagag GAAGCCGGACGTCCTGAAGGACCTGGCTCCAGGAGCCCAGCCTCCGTTTCTGCTCTACGGACGGGAAGTGAAAACGGACACCAACAAGATCGAGGAGTTTCTGGAGGATCACCTCTGCCCTCCGAA GTATCCTCGCCTGGCTGCTCGTAACCCAGAATCAAACACCGCTGGCATGGACGTCTTCTCTAAATTCTCTGCCTACATCAAGAATTCTAACCCTGGCATGAATGACA acctgGAGAAAGGTCTGCTGAAGGCTCTGAAGAAGCTGGACGATTACCTCAGCTCTCCTCTTCCAGACGAGATTGATGAAAACAGTGCCGATGAGGTCACCACCTCAACCCGCCCCTTCCTGGACGGACAGGAACTCACACTGGCCGACTGCAACCTTCTGCCCAAGTTACACATCGTAAAG GTGGTGTGTCAGAAGTTTCGGGATTTCTCTATCCCTCGTTCACTTGTGTCGCTATGGAGATACCTGGATGCTGCATACGCGCGTGAGGAATTCTCCTCCACGTGTCCGAGCGACGCCGAGATCCACATCGCCTACTCGTCTGTCGTTAAAGCgcttaaataa
- the clic1 gene encoding chloride intracellular channel protein 1 isoform X1, with protein sequence MSEGNQPEIELFVKAGSDGQSIGNCPFSQRLFMVLWLKGVTFNVTTVDMKRKPDVLKDLAPGAQPPFLLYGREVKTDTNKIEEFLEDHLCPPKYPRLAARNPESNTAGMDVFSKFSAYIKNSNPGMNDNLEKGLLKALKKLDDYLSSPLPDEIDENSADEVTTSTRPFLDGQELTLADCNLLPKLHIVKVVCQKFRDFSIPRSLVSLWRYLDAAYAREEFSSTCPSDAEIHIAYSSVVKALK encoded by the exons atgagtGAAGGAAACCAGCCGGAGATTGAGCTCTTTGTGAAG gcGGGCAGTGATGGACAGAGCATTGGGAATTGTCCTTTCTCTCAGAGGCTCTTCATGGTGCTATGGCTTAAAGGAGTGACTTTCAATGTGACTACCGTCGACatgaagag GAAGCCGGACGTCCTGAAGGACCTGGCTCCAGGAGCCCAGCCTCCGTTTCTGCTCTACGGACGGGAAGTGAAAACGGACACCAACAAGATCGAGGAGTTTCTGGAGGATCACCTCTGCCCTCCGAA GTATCCTCGCCTGGCTGCTCGTAACCCAGAATCAAACACCGCTGGCATGGACGTCTTCTCTAAATTCTCTGCCTACATCAAGAATTCTAACCCTGGCATGAATGACA acctgGAGAAAGGTCTGCTGAAGGCTCTGAAGAAGCTGGACGATTACCTCAGCTCTCCTCTTCCAGACGAGATTGATGAAAACAGTGCCGATGAGGTCACCACCTCAACCCGCCCCTTCCTGGACGGACAGGAACTCACACTGGCCGACTGCAACCTTCTGCCCAAGTTACACATCGTAAAG GTGGTGTGTCAGAAGTTTCGGGATTTCTCTATCCCTCGTTCACTTGTGTCGCTATGGAGATACCTGGATGCTGCATACGCGCGTGAGGAATTCTCCTCCACGTGTCCGAGCGACGCCGAGATCCACATCGCCTACTCGTCTGTCGTTAAAGCgcttaaataa